CGGGGGGATGACGGTGAACGTGGCCGGAACCAACCGGCGCGCCTGCCAGGCGAGCCTGCTCGCGCTGGGCGCCTGCCTCCCGCTGGAGCCGAGGCTGGCCACGGTGGGGCAGGGGACGGGCGGGGTGGGGATGGACCTGCTCCGCTTCGGCCGCTCGCTGGCGCTCTTCGGCGAGCTGGCGGCGCACGTCTATGATTCCCCCGTGCACGTGGGCGACGAGTGGGTGGGGCCGGTGACCGCCATCCGCGGCAGCGTCGTTCCCATCGCCGACGACCGCACGACGGTCACCGGGCGGCTGGTGCTGGGGCTGAAGCTGCAGCTGGGCGACCTGCTTCCGGCACTGGTTCCACCGCCTCCGCCGCCTATCGCATCGCTGGGGCCGGGCACGATCCCGCCGCCTCAGCCGCCTTCCCCGCCCCCGGCGCCGCCCGAGGCTCCGGCCGCCGCCTGCGCGGTGAACGTCGGGATGGCCGCCGGGGGTGAGACCTGGTTCGTGAACAGCGAGCCGGTGACCTTCAACGGCCGCCGCTACGTGAAGTACGGGCTGCCGCGCGTGCTGGGCGCATCGGACGTCGCGAGCGTGGGGAGCTACCGGGGCGTGTCGGTCTTCGCCGAGCCTTCGGCGGACCGGATGCGGCCGGAGGTGATCTACCTGCCCACCAGCCCGCGGTGCGAGTTCCAGGCGTACCAGGTGGAAGTGAAGGCCGGCGCGGTCCGCGGCTGATCGACCGAGGGCGGGCCGGGGCGCCGCAGGGTGCCCCGGCCCGGAGGGAACCACGCATACGGGGGATGGAGATGAAGATGCGCAGACCGGCCGCCGTCATCGCCGGGGTGATGCTGATCGCGGGCGGCGGGGCGGCGACGGCGCGCTCGGCGATGGCCCACGCGAACGCGGCGCGGATGCGGCGCACGGCCGACGCGGTGCGCGCGGCGGCGGAGGTCCGCGCGGCCGAGGCGGCGCGGCGGGATGCCGACGTGCGCTTCTTCGAGGCGCGCGTGGCGCAGGACCCGTTCGGCGCGGCGGACCGGGCGCGGCTGGCGGGCCTCTATCTCCAGCGCGCGCGGGAAACCGGCGAGTACGACGGCTACCTGCGCGCCGAGGCCGCCGCCCGCGCCTCGCTCGGCGCGCGGGGGGAGCGCAACGCCGCCGCCCGCGTGGCGCTGGCCGGCGCGCTGATGGCCCGGCACCGGTTCGCCGAGGCGCGCTCGGTGGCGGACTCGCTGGTCGCCGGCGAGCCGGAGCGCGCATCGTACCGCTCGCTGCTGGGCGAGCTGCAGATGGAGCTGGGGGATTACGACGCCGCGCGCGCCACCTTCGGCTCGCTCCTCTCCGAGCGCGGCAACCTGGGCGTCGCCCCGCGGCTGGCGCGGTGGATGGAGATGACGGGCCGCACCAACGACGCGCGCACCCTCCTCTACCAGGCCGCGCACGACGCGGCCGCGCGCGGCGACCTGCCGGCCGAGCAGGTAGCGTGGTTCCGCATGCGCGTGGGCGACCTGGAGCTGCGCAACGGCCGGCTGGACGCGGCCGAGGCGGCGTTCAGGGCCGGCCTCGCCATCCACCCCGAGGACTACCGGCTGCTGGGCGAGATGGCGAAGCTGGCGGCCGCGCGCGGCGAGTGGGCGGCGGCGCTGGCGCTGGGCGAGCGCGCCATCGGCCAGGTGCTGGACCCGGCCACGCTGGCGGTGATGAGCGACGCCGCCCTGGCCAGCGGCGATACCGCGAAAAGCGAGGAGTACGCGCGGGTGATGGAGGTCTCGGTGCGCGGCCAGACGAGGGCGCTGCACCGCGGCTGGGGATTGTTCCTGCTGGACCGCGGCCGCCGCATCGACGCGGTGGCCGCGCAGGCGCAGGCCGACCTCCGCGCCCGCCGCGACGTGTACGGATGGGACCTGCTGGCCTGGGCGCGCCACCGCCAGGGCCGCGACGCCGAGGCGCGCGCCGCGATGGCGCAGGCGCTCCGGCTGGGCACCCGCGACGCGCAGCTCCTCTACCACGCGGGGATGATCGAGCACGCGCTGGGCGACGATGCC
Above is a genomic segment from Longimicrobium sp. containing:
- a CDS encoding tetratricopeptide repeat protein, which produces MKMRRPAAVIAGVMLIAGGGAATARSAMAHANAARMRRTADAVRAAAEVRAAEAARRDADVRFFEARVAQDPFGAADRARLAGLYLQRARETGEYDGYLRAEAAARASLGARGERNAAARVALAGALMARHRFAEARSVADSLVAGEPERASYRSLLGELQMELGDYDAARATFGSLLSERGNLGVAPRLARWMEMTGRTNDARTLLYQAAHDAAARGDLPAEQVAWFRMRVGDLELRNGRLDAAEAAFRAGLAIHPEDYRLLGEMAKLAAARGEWAAALALGERAIGQVLDPATLAVMSDAALASGDTAKSEEYARVMEVSVRGQTRALHRGWGLFLLDRGRRIDAVAAQAQADLRARRDVYGWDLLAWARHRQGRDAEARAAMAQALRLGTRDAQLLYHAGMIEHALGDDAAAERHLRDALAIAPEFHPLQVRAARAVLDSIRG